The Virgibacillus sp. MSP4-1 genome has a segment encoding these proteins:
- a CDS encoding BCCT family transporter, whose amino-acid sequence MSEQQRKQKGLRSFREALKTPVFIISLVLAVLFVVIGITLPDFGEYMNATFNWMATNLGWSFILGASAFVIAAIALIISPLGQIKLGDDDEEPMYSTGAWFAMLFSAGMGIGLLFWGVSEPINHYDWPPYGEGGTADAVHMALQYSFFHWGIHPWAIYAVVACSLAYFSYRKGLPMMLSSTLEPLIGRDKINGPIGNTVNIIGVLATLLGISTSLGLGVMQIGQGLENLFGIPNTTGLWLIIVVVVTALAILSTTSGIDKGIKWLSQINLSVAGLLMVFILILGPTVFILNAITHSTGSYLQNFLQMSFGIDAAGEGAEGWYNSWTIFYWAWWIAWAPFVGSFIARVSRGRTIRSFSIGVLLVPTAVSMVWFGVFGGAALWGQHFGEFNILDAVKIDEAQGFFALLSEFPFSGLLIAIAMISVAVFFVTSSDSGTYVIGMLTSKGNPQPPIGLRVTWGVLEGAFAAVLLLAGGLSSLQTASVLGGFPFMIIMFFMIYALVKSLLKESKEGSLPVERRRIFNALGDLQDEKKIQQDIINEDEVDDEDRVS is encoded by the coding sequence ATGTCTGAACAACAAAGGAAACAAAAAGGATTACGTTCATTTAGAGAAGCTTTAAAGACTCCTGTTTTTATTATATCACTGGTATTAGCCGTTTTATTTGTTGTAATCGGCATTACATTGCCTGATTTCGGTGAATATATGAATGCCACGTTTAATTGGATGGCAACAAACCTTGGCTGGTCATTTATTTTAGGAGCCAGCGCATTCGTGATCGCTGCTATTGCTTTAATTATCAGTCCGCTTGGTCAAATCAAGCTTGGGGATGATGATGAAGAACCTATGTATTCGACCGGTGCCTGGTTTGCCATGTTATTTAGTGCAGGAATGGGGATTGGACTTCTTTTCTGGGGAGTCTCAGAGCCGATTAACCACTATGACTGGCCCCCATACGGTGAAGGAGGAACAGCTGATGCTGTGCATATGGCATTACAGTATTCCTTTTTCCACTGGGGCATCCATCCATGGGCCATTTATGCCGTAGTAGCCTGTTCTCTTGCCTACTTCAGCTATCGTAAAGGGCTGCCGATGATGCTAAGCTCAACCTTAGAACCATTGATTGGACGCGACAAAATAAATGGACCGATTGGAAACACCGTAAACATTATTGGCGTTCTTGCTACATTGCTGGGGATCTCCACTTCACTTGGTTTAGGTGTTATGCAAATTGGTCAGGGGCTTGAGAATCTGTTCGGCATTCCAAATACGACTGGATTATGGCTTATTATCGTGGTCGTCGTTACTGCCCTGGCGATTCTATCAACCACATCAGGGATTGATAAGGGGATTAAATGGTTAAGCCAAATTAACCTGAGTGTAGCCGGATTGCTCATGGTATTTATCCTGATCTTAGGACCAACTGTATTCATTTTAAATGCCATTACACATTCAACCGGAAGCTACCTGCAAAATTTCCTTCAGATGTCATTTGGAATCGATGCAGCAGGAGAAGGCGCAGAAGGCTGGTATAACAGCTGGACCATTTTCTATTGGGCCTGGTGGATTGCGTGGGCACCATTTGTTGGTTCCTTTATCGCCCGGGTTTCCAGAGGGCGCACGATCCGCAGCTTTTCCATCGGTGTCTTACTCGTTCCTACAGCCGTAAGTATGGTCTGGTTCGGTGTATTCGGCGGGGCCGCTCTATGGGGACAGCACTTTGGAGAATTTAATATCCTTGATGCGGTTAAAATCGACGAAGCCCAAGGATTCTTTGCCTTATTATCAGAGTTTCCTTTCTCAGGCTTGCTAATTGCCATTGCCATGATTTCAGTAGCCGTCTTTTTCGTAACCTCTTCAGACTCAGGTACCTATGTCATTGGAATGCTTACATCAAAAGGAAACCCTCAGCCTCCAATCGGCTTAAGGGTTACATGGGGCGTACTGGAAGGAGCGTTTGCAGCGGTTCTGCTTCTTGCCGGGGGCTTAAGCTCACTGCAGACCGCTTCTGTGCTAGGCGGATTTCCATTTATGATTATCATGTTCTTCATGATCTACGCCCTGGTTAAATCGCTGCTAAAAGAGTCCAAAGAAGGATCACTCCCTGTGGAAAGAAGAAGAATCTTCAATGCCCTTG